The Poseidonibacter lekithochrous region CTATTACTATTATAAGCAATCAGACTAAATCAAAAGATTTGTTTATGCGGAATATGATGCATGAGCTTAAAACACCAATTACAAAAGCCATGTTTATTGCAGAAACACTAGATGATGATAAAACAAGAGAAAATCTTCAGAAAGCATTTAGAAGAATGGATGATATTATCAAAGAGCTTGCAACAGTAGAGAAGCTAACTTCACATAATAGAATGATCTACAAAGAGAACTCATCTTTCTTTAATATCTATAATAAAACATTAGAAATCATGATGGTAAGTCCTGAGAATATTGCTTCAAAAATTAGAGATTTTAAATTTGATGTTGATATTTATATGTTCTCTATTGCGTTAAAAAACTTGATTGATAATGCTATTAAATTCTCACCAAATAAAAAAGCAATTATTATTGCTTCAAAAGAAGAGATAAATATTAGCTCACAGGGTGAACCTTTGAGCAATGAACTAGAGTATTATACAGAGGCATTTTGTCAAGAAGAAAAAAGAAGTGATGGATTTGGACTTGGTCTTTATATTGTAAAGACTATTGTAAATCTACATGGTTACAAACTAAAATATTATTATGAAAATGGTAAAAACCACTTTGTTATAAAGATGATAGAGGATTAAGAACCTCTAACATCTTTCATAACTTCAAACCAATCCCGTGAGAATTTGTTTTTAATATACTTGGCCCTATGAGGCACAATACAGCCAGAACAGTTTTGGTGAATATAATCATCCCCTTTATACTGAGCTCCGTCTTTTGAGTTGATATTACACTTTGAAAATAGTGTTCTACCTTCAACTTCTTCGAAACCTTCCATCTTAAATCTAAAGTTTGGACAGGCACATAAGTAGCAGTTTAAATCTTCGTAATCATGGCACTTTTTATTGTCTTTGTATAAAGGACAAAAATCAGGTTCATTCTTAACCATGTTGTCAAATCTAAAATACTCTATAACCTCATCAATTGATTTATCAGTTAGTTTCTTCATTACATTTGCATGAAGGTTACCTTGCTGTATAAACCACTCTTCATAAGTCATCATAGTACTC contains the following coding sequences:
- a CDS encoding ArsS family sensor histidine kinase gives rise to the protein MIRHISISAFINIIFSLAFVAVIITFSIFINFDKQRHEITLQNRYELIAENFLSTFQNFPTSEALLKLFKKFKVKPIDDRDHKLEIIKQAQELTITQNYLGTYRVYKYNQNYYIYVQQYGYNIMLKDVRNHNYSFAIIIIAMILSLVTLLFLYMTLKRKLLPLRLLNKQIIEFSNGNKDIKIRSVSNDEIGTIAKSFNEAITIISNQTKSKDLFMRNMMHELKTPITKAMFIAETLDDDKTRENLQKAFRRMDDIIKELATVEKLTSHNRMIYKENSSFFNIYNKTLEIMMVSPENIASKIRDFKFDVDIYMFSIALKNLIDNAIKFSPNKKAIIIASKEEINISSQGEPLSNELEYYTEAFCQEEKRSDGFGLGLYIVKTIVNLHGYKLKYYYENGKNHFVIKMIED